In Mycolicibacterium aubagnense, the DNA window TGCCGACGATGTGGTGGCCCCGCTGCCCCTACCCGGTTTCGACAACTCGGCCATGGACGGCTATGCCGTACTCGCTGCCGACGTGGCTGGGGCGTCGGCCGAGAATCCGGTGAAACTTCCTGTCGCCGAAGACATTCCGGCTGGTCGCACCGACCTGCTCACCTTGGCGCCCGGCACCGCGCACCGGATCATGACCGGCGCCATGCTGCCGGCCGGTGCCACGGCGGTAGTGCCCGTGGAATCGACCGATGCGGCGACGGACACGGTCTCGATCTTCGCCCCCGCTGCCGAGGGCCGGCACATCCGGCGGGCCGGCGAGGACGTGACCGCCGGGATGACGGTGCTGTCCGCCGGCGAAGTGCTGTCCCCCGCGGCGCTGGGCCTCGCCGCCGCACTCGGCTTCGCCGAGCTGAAAGTGCTTCCGCGGCAGCGGGTTCTGGTGCTGTCCACCGGAACGGAACTGGCCGCACCGGGCACGCCGCTGCAGCCGGGCCAGATCTACGAGTCCAACGCCGTCATGCTGGCCGCGGCGCTGCGCGACGCCGGGGCCGACGTCAGCACCGCACCCGCGACGTCAGATGACGTGGCGTTGTTCCGCGAGACCCTGGCCCGTCACGGCCAGGATGTCGACCTGATCGTCACCACCGGCGGAGTCAGTGCCGGCGCCTACGAGGTGGTCAAAGACGCCCTCGCCGCGGATGTCGAATTCGTGAAGGTCGCCATGCAGCCGGGTATGCCTCAGGGCTGTGGCCGTTTGGGAGGCACCGTCAACGGCACGCCCATCGTTACGTTGCCGGGCAACCCGGTCTCGGCGCTGGTGTCGTTCGAGGTGTTCATCCGGCCGCCGCTGCGGGCGGCGATGGGGCTGACGTCGCAGCGGCCGCGCCGCTCGGCGACCCTCACCGAAAAGTTGACCTCCCCCGCCGGGAAACGTCAGTTCCGCCGCGGCGTGCTCGGCACCGATGAGCAGGTGAGCAGCTACGGCCCGCCGGCCTCGCACCACCTCCGTTGGCTGGCAACGGCAAACTGCCTGCTGGACATCGACGAGGACGTGGTCGAATTGCCGGCTGGATCGCCCGTGCCCGTCTGGGATCTCAGTTAGAGCCCCGCAAACCGTAGAATCGAGTCCCGATGGCCAGACCTGCGCGCCCCCCAGCTGACACTCCAGAGTCCGACCTTTCCCGATTGGTCGACCTGGTCCGTTCCACCGTCCCCCCGATCCACCCGGCTGGGCTGCCGTTCGTCGGCGGCGCCCTCGGCGTCGCCCTGTTGGGCCGCCGCAAGCGCTGGGTCCGGGCTGCGGGTCTGACCGCGGCCGCCGCGTGTGCCGGGTTCTTCCGGCATCCGCCGCGGACGCCACCGAGCCGACCCGGCGTCGTCGTCGCTCCGGCCGACGGCCAGGTGACGTTGATCGACGAGGCCGTACCGCCCGCCGAACTGAACCTGTCGGACGAGCCGCTGCCGCGGATCAGTATCTTCCTGTCGCTGTTCGACGCGCACGTGCAGCGCGCGCCGGTGGCCGGTGAGGTGATCACGGTCAAGTACAAGCCGGGCCAGTTCCTGTCCGCCGACAAGGCCGAGGCCAGCGAGAACAACGAGCGCAACAGCATCTGGCTGCGCACCGCCGACGGCCACGACGTCGTCGCGGTGCAGCTGGCCGGGCTGCTGGCCCGCCGCATCGTGTGTAACACCCACCCGGGTGCGCACCTGGCGCTGGGCGAGACCTACGGCTTGATCCGGTTCGGCTCGCGGCTGGACACCTACCTGCCCAAGGGCTCGGTGATCGGCGTCGAGATCGGGCAGCGTGCCATCGGCGGCGAGACCGTGCTGGCAGAGCTTCCGGGCGAGCCGAACACCGGGTCGCCGGAATGAAACCCCGGATCAAGACTCCGCAGGTGAGCCTGCGGAAGCTGGTCCCCAGTGCCCTGACCGTCGCCGCCATCTGCCTGGGTCTGACGGCGGTCAAGTTCGCTCTCGACCACCGCCCCACCGAGTCCATGGCGCTGCTGGCGGGTGCGGCGATCCTCGACGCGCTCGACGGGCGCGCGGCCCGCATGCTGAACGCCACGTCCAAGATGGGCGCCGAGATCGACTCGCTGGCCGACGCGGTGAACTTCGGTGTGGCGCCGGCGTTCATCGTCTACGCCACCCTGCTGGAGCACAACACCTCGCCGCTGGCCTGGATCGTGGTGCTGCTGTACGCGGTGTGCATCGTGCTGCGGCTGGCCCGGTTCAACGCCATGCTCGACGTCGACCGTCCGGCGTTCGAGAAAGAGTTCTTCGTCGGCATGCCGGCACCCGCCGGCGCCATCGGCGCCATCGGCCCACTGGCCGCCAAGATGCAGTTCCCCGGCCCGTGGTGGGACTCGCACGGGGGCCAGATCTTCATCTTCGTCTGGCTCATCATTGTTTCGCTGCTGGTGGTCAGCACTGTGCCGATGCGCAAGGTGCACACGTTCGCCATCCCGCCGAACATGGTGTTGCCACTGTTGGCGGGGCTCGCGATCCTGGTGGCCGCCTCGGTCACGTACGGCTACATCGTGATCCTGGTGATCATCGTGGCGTACGTGCTGCATATCCCGTTCGCCATCCGGACCAAGGCGTGGCTGCGTGAGCATCCTGAGGTGTGGGATGACAAGCCCAAGGAACAGCGGCAGGCGCGCCGGGCCATCCGCCGTGCGCAACCGCGGCGTACCGACCGCAGCCAGCGCCGCTCCACGGCCCGGCTCCGGTTGCGTAGGCCCGGACCCCGGCGATGACCTCTGCGCCCGGGCAGAGCAATCAGGCGCAGGCCATGCAGGCTGCTGCATCCGATCCGTCCGGTGCGCAGCTTCAGCTCACGGCCCGCCTCAACACCTCGGCCCTCGACGCCCGTCGCGGCGTGGTCATGCTGCACCCCGAAGCGATTGCCGCCCTGGGCATCCGCGAGTGGGACGCGGTGTCACTGATCGGCACCCGCACCACCTGTGCGGTGGTCGGCGTCGCCGCTCCCGGGACTCCCCCGGGCACCGCGCTGCTCGACGACGTGACGCTGTCCAATGCCGGGGTCCGGGCCGACTCTCCGGTGCTGGTGTCGCCGGCGACGGTGTACGGCGCCCGTTCGGTGACCGTCAGCGGTTCCCGGCTGGCCAGTGGCTCGATACCGCCCGCGACGCTGCGAATGGCATTGCTGGGCAAGGTGATGACGGTCGGCGACACCGTCTCACTGTTGCCCCGCGACCTCGGTCCGGGTACCTCGACGTCGGCGGCCACCTCGGCGCTGGCCACCCAGGTCGGTATCACCTGGACCTCGGAGTTGCTCACTGTGACGGCCGTGGATCCGGCCGGTCCCGTGAGCGTCCAGCCGAATTCGGTGGTCACGTGGGGCGACGCGAGCGTCGTCACCGCAGCCGCGCAGCCGGTCATCTCCCCTCCGGAAAGCCCTGCCGCCCAAGCTCTTTCGATCGACGACCTCAAGGGCGTGGACGCCCAGGTGACGCGGCTGACCGAGTGGCTGAAGCTGGCGCTCGACCAACCCGAACTGCTCGAAACCCTGGGCGCCACCGCCAATCTGGGCGTCCTGGTGTCGGGACCCGCAGGCGTCGGCAAGGTCGCGATGGTGCGTGCGGTGTGCGCGTCCCGCCGTCTGGTCGAACTCGCCGGGCCGGAGGTCGGGGCACTGCGGGCCGAGGACCGGCTGGCCGCCGTCACGGATGCCGTCCGATCCGTGCGCTCACCCGATCACGGCGGGGGCGTGCTGCTCATCACCGATGTCGACGCTCTGCTGCCCGCGGTCGCCGAGCCGGTAGCCACGTTGATCCTGGCCGAGCTGCGCAAGGCCGTCGCCAGCCGGGGTGTGGCGTTCATCGCGACGTCCGCCGTACCCGACGGCGTGGATGCCCGGTTGCGCGCGCCTGATCTCTGCGACCGCGAGTTGGGGCTGACCCTGCCGGATGCGCCGACCCGCAAGGCGCTGCTGGAAGTGCTGCTGCGGTCGGTTCCGGCGAAGGAGCTGAACCTCGACGAGATCGCTGAGCGCACACCGGGGTTCGTGGTCGCCGACCTCTCCGCACTGGTACGCGAGGCCGCGCTGCGGGCGGCAGCCCGAGCCAGCACCGACGGCGCCGAGCCGGCGTTGACGCAAGACGATCTGACCGGCGCGCTGTCGGTGATCCGGCCGCTGTCCCGGTCGGCGACCGAGGAAGTCGCGGTCGGGTCGGTGACCCTCGACGACGTCGGCGACATGGTGGCCACCAAACAAGCGCTGACCGAAGCGGTGCTGTGGCCGCTGCAGCACCCGGACACCTTCGAGCGGCTCGGCGTGGAGCCGCCGCGCGGCGTGCTGTTGTACGGCCCGCCCGGCTGCGGCAAGACGTTCCTGGTGCGGGCCCTGGCCAGCTCCGGCCGGTTGTCGGTGCACGCCGTCAAGGGCGCGGAGCTGATGGACAAGTGGGTCGGTTCGTCGGAGCGTGCCGTGCGCGAATTGTTCCAGCGCGCACGCGATTCCGCGCCGTCGCTGATGTTCCTCGACGAGATGGACGCACTGGCGCCCCGGCGCGGCCAGAGCTTCGATTCCGGCGTCACCGACCGCGTGGTGGCCGCGCTGCTCACCGAGCTCGACGGCATCAATCCGTTGCGCGACGTCGTGGTGGTGGGCGCAACCAACCGGCCGGACCTCATCGACCCCGCGCTGCTGCGGCCCGGCCGGCTCGAGAAGCTGGTATTCGTCGAGCCGCCCGACGCCGATGCGCGTCGCGAAATCCTGCGTACCGCAGGTAAATCCATCCCACTGGCACCCGACGTCGACCTCGGCGAGTTGGCCGGTGAGCTCGACGGCTACAGCGCCGCCGATTGCGTCGCACTGCTGCGCGAGGCGGCATTGACCGCGATGCGCCGGTCCATCGACGCCGCCGACGTGACTGCGGCCGACGTCGCCAAGGCCCGGCAGGCAGTGCGGCCGTCGCTGGATCCCGCTCAGGTGCAGTCTCTTCGGGAGTTCGCCGACGGGCGATAGGGTCGGAGCATGGCAACTGAGGGGCGGTACGCCAAGGGCGAGGCCAAGCGCGCGGAGATCCTCGCTGCCGGACTGGCCGTGCTCGAACGCGACGGCGAAGCCGGCACCTCGATGCGCGTGGTCGCCAGGGAAGCCGGCATCAGCCTGGCGGGGCTGATGCACTACTTCCCGACCCGCGACGCCCTCCTCACCGACATCCAGCGCGACGGCGACGCCAAATTCGAAGAGTGGTACCGGAATTCGGACGTCGACGGCGACCCGGGCGAGTTGCTCGCCCGAGCCATGGCGGCCAAGGTCACCAAGCCCGGGTTGGCAACCCTCTACCTGTCCCTGGTCGCGGCCGCGGCCGTCGACCCGTCGCACCCCGCCGCGGCGTATCTGACGGAGCGCTACG includes these proteins:
- a CDS encoding CDP-alcohol phosphatidyltransferase family protein; this translates as MKPRIKTPQVSLRKLVPSALTVAAICLGLTAVKFALDHRPTESMALLAGAAILDALDGRAARMLNATSKMGAEIDSLADAVNFGVAPAFIVYATLLEHNTSPLAWIVVLLYAVCIVLRLARFNAMLDVDRPAFEKEFFVGMPAPAGAIGAIGPLAAKMQFPGPWWDSHGGQIFIFVWLIIVSLLVVSTVPMRKVHTFAIPPNMVLPLLAGLAILVAASVTYGYIVILVIIVAYVLHIPFAIRTKAWLREHPEVWDDKPKEQRQARRAIRRAQPRRTDRSQRRSTARLRLRRPGPRR
- a CDS encoding phosphatidylserine decarboxylase — encoded protein: MARPARPPADTPESDLSRLVDLVRSTVPPIHPAGLPFVGGALGVALLGRRKRWVRAAGLTAAAACAGFFRHPPRTPPSRPGVVVAPADGQVTLIDEAVPPAELNLSDEPLPRISIFLSLFDAHVQRAPVAGEVITVKYKPGQFLSADKAEASENNERNSIWLRTADGHDVVAVQLAGLLARRIVCNTHPGAHLALGETYGLIRFGSRLDTYLPKGSVIGVEIGQRAIGGETVLAELPGEPNTGSPE
- a CDS encoding TetR/AcrR family transcriptional regulator, translated to MATEGRYAKGEAKRAEILAAGLAVLERDGEAGTSMRVVAREAGISLAGLMHYFPTRDALLTDIQRDGDAKFEEWYRNSDVDGDPGELLARAMAAKVTKPGLATLYLSLVAAAAVDPSHPAAAYLTERYAHMRGLIADYVARRQAAGDIPSHVDADFAASALISATDGIQFQWMSDPSIDMANHVRAVWQKLLA
- a CDS encoding AAA family ATPase codes for the protein MQAAASDPSGAQLQLTARLNTSALDARRGVVMLHPEAIAALGIREWDAVSLIGTRTTCAVVGVAAPGTPPGTALLDDVTLSNAGVRADSPVLVSPATVYGARSVTVSGSRLASGSIPPATLRMALLGKVMTVGDTVSLLPRDLGPGTSTSAATSALATQVGITWTSELLTVTAVDPAGPVSVQPNSVVTWGDASVVTAAAQPVISPPESPAAQALSIDDLKGVDAQVTRLTEWLKLALDQPELLETLGATANLGVLVSGPAGVGKVAMVRAVCASRRLVELAGPEVGALRAEDRLAAVTDAVRSVRSPDHGGGVLLITDVDALLPAVAEPVATLILAELRKAVASRGVAFIATSAVPDGVDARLRAPDLCDRELGLTLPDAPTRKALLEVLLRSVPAKELNLDEIAERTPGFVVADLSALVREAALRAAARASTDGAEPALTQDDLTGALSVIRPLSRSATEEVAVGSVTLDDVGDMVATKQALTEAVLWPLQHPDTFERLGVEPPRGVLLYGPPGCGKTFLVRALASSGRLSVHAVKGAELMDKWVGSSERAVRELFQRARDSAPSLMFLDEMDALAPRRGQSFDSGVTDRVVAALLTELDGINPLRDVVVVGATNRPDLIDPALLRPGRLEKLVFVEPPDADARREILRTAGKSIPLAPDVDLGELAGELDGYSAADCVALLREAALTAMRRSIDAADVTAADVAKARQAVRPSLDPAQVQSLREFADGR
- the moeA gene encoding molybdopterin molybdotransferase MoeA codes for the protein MRTVEEHQRVVAGLISARPAVTVPLADALGLALADDVVAPLPLPGFDNSAMDGYAVLAADVAGASAENPVKLPVAEDIPAGRTDLLTLAPGTAHRIMTGAMLPAGATAVVPVESTDAATDTVSIFAPAAEGRHIRRAGEDVTAGMTVLSAGEVLSPAALGLAAALGFAELKVLPRQRVLVLSTGTELAAPGTPLQPGQIYESNAVMLAAALRDAGADVSTAPATSDDVALFRETLARHGQDVDLIVTTGGVSAGAYEVVKDALAADVEFVKVAMQPGMPQGCGRLGGTVNGTPIVTLPGNPVSALVSFEVFIRPPLRAAMGLTSQRPRRSATLTEKLTSPAGKRQFRRGVLGTDEQVSSYGPPASHHLRWLATANCLLDIDEDVVELPAGSPVPVWDLS